The following is a genomic window from Nitrospirae bacterium YQR-1.
CTATGATTAGACCGTCAAAAAGCCTTATGCTTCTTGTTACAATGTCAAGATGCCCGTTTGTAAAGGGATCAAACGTGCCGGGGTATATAGCCAGCCTGTCCATACTCAGAGATTATACACAATTAGAAGTATTTTAATCCTGAAAAAATTCATACACAGTTAATAAAGTATCACCATATTTGTATTTTTTCTTTTTAGTAAGAAAGCCGATTGACTCAGGCAGGGATTTTTTTTCCGGATGTTCAAATAAAACATATGAACCAACAGTTAACACCTTAGAGACAGACAACAGCGGCAGTATGTTTTCAATTTCAGAGGAATAATATGGCGGGTCAACATAAACACAGTTAAAAGTCTCGCCCATGTTTTCAAGTTTTTTTAAAACACTGCGGGCATCTCCTATATAAGCGGCAGATGTACCGCCGATTTTAAACAATGGCAGACTGGTAATGGTCTCAATTGTCTTTACACTTTTATCCACAAACACAACCCTCTGAGCCCCCCTGCTTAAAGCCTCTAACCCTACCCCACCGCTTCCGGCATACAGATCAAGGAAGCTACAGCCCTGAATTACATCTCTGAGAATGTTGAAAACAGATTCACGCACTTTTGAAGAGGTCGGCCTCAGTGTTTTGTTTACTGCCGCAGTAATACACCTACCCTTATGCGTGCCACCAATTATTTTAACTTTTCCCATATTTTAAATTATTCTTTCTGATTATGTTATAATAACATCTTCCGAGGGATTTAAAATGGAATTACTTGAAAAGATAAAGACAAGACAAGCAAGAGTTGGAATAATCGGTCTTGGATATGTGGGTTTACCGCTTGTTATAGAGTTTTGCCGTGCTGGTTTTAAAGTAACCGGATTTGATGTTGACCCAAAGAAGGTTGAAATTCTCAAAGCCGGTAGGAGCTATATAAAACACATTCCGCAACAGACGATAACTGAGATAATGCCTGCATTTTCACCCTATGCGGATTTTTCACTGCTTGCTCAAATGGACTGTATTTTAATCTGCGTGCCTACTCCTCTGAATAAATACCGGGAACCGGACCTGAGCTACGTTTTCAAAACATCTGAGGAAATTGCTAAAAAACTTAAGAAGGGTCAGCTCATAGTATTGGAATCAACAACCTACCCAGGCACTACAGATGAGGACATGAGGGCTATACTTGAAAAATCAGGATTAAAAGCCGGTGAGGATTTCTATCTGGCATACTCGCCGGAGCGTGAGGATCCCAATAACGAAACCCACTCTACCGCAACAATTCCAAAGGTGGTTGGAGGCTTTACAAGCCGCTGTCTGGAAGTTACAAGGGCACTGTATGACACAATAGTGGTTGCCACAGTACCGGTTTCATCTACTAAAGTGGCTGAAGCCTCCAAGCTTCTTGAAAACATCTACAGGGCCGTAAACATAGCCATGGTTAATGAACTTAAGATGCTCTTTGACCGTATGGGGATAGACATATGGGAAGTAATCGAATCGGCTAAGACAAAACCGTTTGGTTTTCAGCCTTTTTATCCAGGCCCTGGGCTTGGAGGGCATTGTATTCCAATTGATCCCTTTTATTTAACATGGAAAGCTAGAGAGTATGATGTGACTACAAAGTTCATAGAGCTGGCAGGTGAGATAAACACTAATATGCCATACTATGTTTTACAAAAGACCATTAAGGCACTCGGAGAGTATGGTAAAACCATAAAAAACTCACAGATTCTCATCCTTGGTATGGCATACAAAAAAAACGTGGATGATCTCAGGGAATCTCCCTCTTTAAAGCTGATGGAGTTATTTGAAACAAACGGAGCACATGTTAGTTATAATGACCCTTACATACCAAAAGTGGGAAAGACCAGAAAGTACAATATTGAAAAGGAATCAGTGCCGTTAACGGCTGAAACCCTGGATAGCTTTGACTGTGTTGTAATAGCAACAGACCATACTCTGTACGATGCAAAATTTATAGTGCAGCACTGCAAACTTATTGTTGATACCAGAAATTTAATTAAAAAAGATACAGACACCAGAGGAAATGTAATCCGCGCATAACGCCCTTTATGTTTTTGATAAAAGCATATTCTCCGTATCAGATAGATTTAAGTTTTGAAAAATGCTACCGAATCCTGTAGTTGACCAGCCTGGTTTGAGAGATCCTCTGCTGTTGCCGAGAGTTCCTCAGACATGCCGGCATTTTGCTGTATTACCTGGTCTAATTGTGCAATAGCCTTGTTTATCTGTTCCGCCCCTATGTCAAGTTCCCTGTTTGAAGCAGTTATTTCCTGAACAAGTTCAGCTGTTTTCTGAATACCCGGTACGAGTTCTTTTAGCATTGTTCCGGTTTTTTCTGCAATTTGAATGCTTGAGGCGGATATTGTGTTGATTTGCCCGGCAGCCGATTGGCTTCTCTCCGCCAGTTTTCTTACCTCTGAGGCTACTACCGCAAAACCCTTTCCATATTCGCCCGCTCGAGCTGCCTCGATTGCTGCATTTAAGGCCAGGAGGTTAGTCTGCCTGGCAATATCCTCGATAACCATGACCCGCTCTGCTATTGACTTCATTGACTCTACTGATTGCATTACCGCATTGCCGGCCTCTATTGCATCTTTGGCTATTGTAATGGCAATCTTTTCAGTCTGAACAGAGTTTTCTGCATTCTTTTTTATACTTGCCGCCATCTGCTCCACACTCGATGAGGTCTCCTCAACGGAGGCCGCTTGCTCTATGGCACCCTCTGATGTTTGGGATGCAGTGTCATTTAGGTGTTTGCTTCCGGTACCAACCCTGTCCGAGATTTCCTTTACTTCCATAACTATCTTCTTCAGATTTTCCACCATCTCGAGAACCGCCTTGTAGAGTCCTGTGCTTTGCGCGCTTCCGTCTATAGTTAAATCACCGCCGGCAACTCTTTTAGCTATCTCAACTACCACGCCGGGCTCACCCCCTATTTGTTGCAACACTCCCTTCATTATCATATATGCAAATAAAAGAGAAACTAAAAATGCTACTGTTATTATTACAAGCAGGATAGTCAATTGAGTCTTAGCCGTGCCTTTCAAACCCTCTGCTTTATTATTTAAGTCTTGTGACAGTTTATCCTCTACCTCTTTCATTATATTGATCTTTTCAGTTATGGTTTTAAACCAATATAGCGGGTCGATTCCGAAATTGCCCTCATATGCCTTGTCTGTTGCAACTTTCCTCATACGCTCGACCTCGGTTACTGTAGAGCCTGTAACCTTGCTCTTATAAAACTCCACTTGTTCCTTTGTTGCA
Proteins encoded in this region:
- the rsmD gene encoding 16S rRNA (guanine(966)-N(2))-methyltransferase RsmD, which codes for MGKVKIIGGTHKGRCITAAVNKTLRPTSSKVRESVFNILRDVIQGCSFLDLYAGSGGVGLEALSRGAQRVVFVDKSVKTIETITSLPLFKIGGTSAAYIGDARSVLKKLENMGETFNCVYVDPPYYSSEIENILPLLSVSKVLTVGSYVLFEHPEKKSLPESIGFLTKKKKYKYGDTLLTVYEFFQD
- a CDS encoding nucleotide sugar dehydrogenase; its protein translation is MELLEKIKTRQARVGIIGLGYVGLPLVIEFCRAGFKVTGFDVDPKKVEILKAGRSYIKHIPQQTITEIMPAFSPYADFSLLAQMDCILICVPTPLNKYREPDLSYVFKTSEEIAKKLKKGQLIVLESTTYPGTTDEDMRAILEKSGLKAGEDFYLAYSPEREDPNNETHSTATIPKVVGGFTSRCLEVTRALYDTIVVATVPVSSTKVAEASKLLENIYRAVNIAMVNELKMLFDRMGIDIWEVIESAKTKPFGFQPFYPGPGLGGHCIPIDPFYLTWKAREYDVTTKFIELAGEINTNMPYYVLQKTIKALGEYGKTIKNSQILILGMAYKKNVDDLRESPSLKLMELFETNGAHVSYNDPYIPKVGKTRKYNIEKESVPLTAETLDSFDCVVIATDHTLYDAKFIVQHCKLIVDTRNLIKKDTDTRGNVIRA
- a CDS encoding methyl-accepting chemotaxis protein, with amino-acid sequence MATTVFLENVKFRNKLLLMLIVPFLCLTYFSLSIFIEKTSILNRMDALSKLSTLAVKTSEVVHELQKERGNSAGFLGSKGAKFGSELNSQRAETDKKLSKLTEYLNNFDTDYYGETFKGNLNGVKDNLNALKSKRASIDSLNIPLPEALGYYTGTIAKMLDLIGGMPKLTENAELSQTVSAYVNFLQAKERAGQERAVMSNTFSAGKFTDGIYFKFVSLVSAQNVFIDVFNTFATKEQVEFYKSKVTGSTVTEVERMRKVATDKAYEGNFGIDPLYWFKTITEKINIMKEVEDKLSQDLNNKAEGLKGTAKTQLTILLVIITVAFLVSLLFAYMIMKGVLQQIGGEPGVVVEIAKRVAGGDLTIDGSAQSTGLYKAVLEMVENLKKIVMEVKEISDRVGTGSKHLNDTASQTSEGAIEQAASVEETSSSVEQMAASIKKNAENSVQTEKIAITIAKDAIEAGNAVMQSVESMKSIAERVMVIEDIARQTNLLALNAAIEAARAGEYGKGFAVVASEVRKLAERSQSAAGQINTISASSIQIAEKTGTMLKELVPGIQKTAELVQEITASNRELDIGAEQINKAIAQLDQVIQQNAGMSEELSATAEDLSNQAGQLQDSVAFFKT